GTCCAGGGCCATTCCCTCTTCATCCACCGTAACTAACGAGCCCGCGACGCGCGTCAAGCCGGAGCGGCAGTCAAATGCCACGCAAACGGAGGCGGACATGTATGTGCCAAGTGTTTACCATGATGTGAACAATACAGTGGAACTGCAACGACCTGCAAGCGCTCCACCATTGAGTTACGCGGAGTGCCCGTGTGCGGCGTGTGCTCAACAACTCTCTTCCTACCCCGCAGCAGCTCCGATGCGGAGGCCCCCGACGAGCCCCTACGGAACAATCACCACGCAACAATATAACACATATGCTGCGCCTCAAACACCGCTGCAGTCGCACCAAAGTAGAAACCTATTTGTGCATCCGCAACAACGGACGGCTGCTGCGGCAACGGCAacggcaacggcaacagcaacagcgccCCCGGTGCCGACCCTCTCGCGACCCGCCCCATCAACAAGCGGCGACTATGGTCATTACCAGCAGGAGCCGCATTACCCACCACAGCAGAAGGAACAaccgcaacaacatcaatatCCGCGCCATAATGTCATTCAGCATCAGCCCTATCAGCTGTACGCGCAACCGCGCCCCTCACAACAGCCACCCCCGAGCCAAGCGCCGATATATAGTAAAGCAGTGACGGCTCCAACGGCACTTGATGTCCATCCCCTCATTGATACCACCAGTGAGTTTCTTCGTAAATGTGCTGGGCGTGTGGTGGAACTAGCCTGCACGCCGGACGGTCGCTCGATGTTGATTAACGCCTTATCCTCGCAGGATGCCGCTTTAGTGGATACCATGGTGAGGGAAATCGCTGATGACTTGGAAAGGGTAGCACTTGATGTGCATGGCTGCCACGTGCTTCGTGCGCTGCAGAGCTACGCGAGTGCTGAGCACACGAGAATTCTCGTCTCATGCTTCACGGAGACACTGGTGCTGAACCTCTGCACGGCGACGCAGCACACCCGACACATCCTTGAGTCTCTTTTTCAGCGTCGGTTAATTGACCTCCAACCGATTATTGATGTGCTCGCCTCGCACTCGCGGTACCTTGCCGCCACGCAGCAGGGATGCATCTCTTTCATGCACATATTGGAATTCTGCAACGAAGCCCAAAAGAAGCAACTAATTTCCCCATTGGTACCGTACTTCGCCCATGTTGCCTTGGATCCGTTTGGAAACTACGTCGTGCAACGTATCATTCAGAGTATTGGCCTTGACGCGTCGGAATACATTACATCGTGCTTCGCTGGGGAGCTGCTTAATATGAGCTGCAACAAGTTTGGCAGTAATGTCGTAGAGGAAACTATAAAGGTTTGTGGTGGGGTCCCGGCTGTACGAAGGCTCCTGATGGAAGAGCTGATCAGTAAGCCCGGTGCCT
The genomic region above belongs to Trypanosoma brucei gambiense DAL972 chromosome 1, complete sequence and contains:
- a CDS encoding pumillio RNA binding protein, putative yields the protein MEVRDVNTHGGAHTAGGRRAIIKRDEQSRAIPSSSTVTNEPATRVKPERQSNATQTEADMYVPSVYHDVNNTVELQRPASAPPLSYAECPCAACAQQLSSYPAAAPMRRPPTSPYGTITTQQYNTYAAPQTPLQSHQSRNLFVHPQQRTAAAATATATATATAPPVPTLSRPAPSTSGDYGHYQQEPHYPPQQKEQPQQHQYPRHNVIQHQPYQLYAQPRPSQQPPPSQAPIYSKAVTAPTALDVHPLIDTTSEFLRKCAGRVVELACTPDGRSMLINALSSQDAALVDTMVREIADDLERVALDVHGCHVLRALQSYASAEHTRILVSCFTETLVLNLCTATQHTRHILESLFQRRLIDLQPIIDVLASHSRYLAATQQGCISFMHILEFCNEAQKKQLISPLVPYFAHVALDPFGNYVVQRIIQSIGLDASEYITSCFAGELLNMSCNKFGSNVVEETIKVCGGVPAVRRLLMEELISKPGALQRLVQDSFGNFVVQTFIGSITDQSELKYVNERLRPVLQNSPYAARIETRLRTALTAASKRNSQASAHCQQRQPHPNRCSQHYPTHPGTPTQLAPDAPPCFAPPSSSFAHVATTAASHHQPRQQPQQQQQQQQQFMSPRYQPPPCNKAAFPQRQQNRRQSHSQPRRQQQQQQQQHQQHQQQQQQVDCDDGEC